The Candidatus Nitrosymbiomonas proteolyticus genome has a segment encoding these proteins:
- a CDS encoding response regulator containing CheY-like receiver,AAA-type ATPase, and DNA-binding domain — translation MARVLIIDDEEDVLLAVSRRLKREGYDVTPASNSEQGMGKILQADLPYDVIVTDMSMEDPASGLAVLQTAFSRDLFAEVIVMTAYGNVANAVECMKRGAFDYVEKNQPGVDTYEVLTEKVRAALDRRLRDIRTVELWERAAHAQV, via the coding sequence ATGGCTCGCGTATTGATCATCGACGACGAAGAGGACGTTCTTCTGGCCGTTTCCCGTAGACTCAAGCGGGAAGGCTACGATGTCACTCCGGCGTCGAACTCCGAGCAGGGCATGGGCAAGATCCTGCAAGCCGATCTCCCCTACGACGTCATCGTCACCGATATGAGCATGGAGGACCCCGCGTCCGGGCTCGCCGTGCTTCAAACGGCATTCTCACGTGACCTCTTTGCCGAAGTCATCGTCATGACCGCCTATGGCAACGTCGCCAACGCAGTCGAGTGCATGAAGCGGGGCGCCTTCGACTACGTGGAGAAGAACCAGCCGGGCGTCGACACTTACGAGGTTCTCACCGAAAAGGTACGCGCCGCGCTCGATCGCCGGTTGCGGGACATCAGGACCGTCGAGCTTTGGGAGCGGGCCGCTCACGCTCAGGTCTAG
- a CDS encoding carbon storage regulator, CsrA, translating to MLVLTRKVHQSIVIGDDIEVVVLEVRGEQVRLGIRAPRNVTVHRKEIYEQIHQENVEASEVRAEDVPE from the coding sequence ATGCTCGTACTTACCCGCAAGGTGCACCAAAGCATAGTCATCGGCGACGACATCGAGGTCGTCGTGTTGGAGGTCCGTGGAGAACAAGTTCGGCTGGGAATTCGCGCTCCTCGAAACGTCACCGTCCATAGGAAGGAGATCTACGAGCAGATTCACCAAGAGAACGTGGAAGCGAGCGAAGTTCGCGCCGAGGACGTACCCGAGTAG
- a CDS encoding spermidine synthase, which yields MRLAFVLAVFLGSALIFVVQPMIAKMILPFYGGTPMVWNAAMVFFQGALLVGYGYAHLTSRLLPTGIQVAVHLALLLGAALLLPFGISLSFDPAAWGGSSSWGVILLLATVVGAPFAIVSAGAPLVQKWYGSTSARDASDPYFLYAASNVGSLLALLAYPLVVEPLLTLNEQASFWRWGYWGLVGLLALVGVPAIRSRGSVGSPQQPTAAAASAAVVTSRRRLTWVVLAAVPSSLLLGVTTYLTTNLAAAPLLWVIPLALYLLTYIVAFSRKRLLPTVALGRFAALLLVPMSLVVILEATEPIWALALLHLAVFTVGALYCHQRLADDRPEVTHLTEFYLWIAVGGVVGGIFNALLAPSVFATLAEYPIALVALAALRLPEASAEGKRLFDFAFAGALLLLSLSTMVLVQSLGVLPGPIRTGITIGLPLILGFLAVDRPIRYALSLGAVFLAAHLTEINSPGNVILSHRSFFGVHRVISVEGKFHSLFHGNTAHGKQNLDPAKAATPLAYYHPTGPIGQLMGGTRRFSNVGLVGLGVGSLAAYGRPGDAYAYFEIDPIVISIANDPKLFTFLRDTQAEVRIVEGDARLTIRHEPDSSFDLIVLDAFSSDSIPIHVITREALALYLAKLQPGGLIAIHISNRYVDLQQPLAHSARELGLRALVRADLDVEDEEAQEGKDRSTWVALARDEADFGELNKDARWLPLDPLPWGRAWTDDYSNIVMALYLVEEWLGRD from the coding sequence TTGCGGCTGGCATTCGTTCTGGCGGTGTTTCTCGGCTCTGCGCTGATCTTCGTCGTGCAACCGATGATCGCGAAAATGATCCTCCCTTTCTACGGTGGGACGCCGATGGTTTGGAACGCCGCGATGGTTTTCTTTCAGGGAGCGTTGCTCGTGGGCTATGGCTACGCGCACCTGACATCGCGGCTTCTGCCGACGGGGATACAGGTCGCGGTCCACCTTGCGCTCCTTCTCGGCGCGGCCCTGCTCCTTCCGTTTGGGATTTCGCTGAGCTTTGATCCCGCCGCATGGGGTGGTAGTTCCTCGTGGGGCGTGATTCTGTTACTGGCGACGGTCGTGGGCGCGCCATTTGCTATCGTATCCGCTGGTGCGCCACTGGTGCAAAAGTGGTACGGGTCCACCTCGGCGCGGGACGCCTCCGATCCGTACTTTCTCTATGCCGCCAGCAACGTAGGAAGCCTCTTGGCTCTCTTGGCCTATCCGCTCGTCGTCGAACCCCTCCTCACCCTCAACGAGCAGGCGAGCTTCTGGCGATGGGGATATTGGGGATTGGTGGGGCTGCTCGCGCTCGTGGGGGTTCCTGCGATTCGCTCACGCGGAAGTGTCGGTTCGCCGCAACAGCCCACCGCAGCAGCCGCTTCCGCGGCCGTGGTTACGTCGCGCCGCAGACTCACTTGGGTGGTCCTTGCTGCCGTTCCTTCGAGCCTCCTCCTAGGAGTCACCACTTATCTCACGACCAACCTCGCCGCCGCGCCGTTGCTGTGGGTCATTCCCCTGGCTCTGTACCTACTCACTTACATCGTCGCCTTCAGCCGCAAGCGACTGCTTCCTACCGTGGCCTTGGGTCGATTTGCCGCCTTGTTGCTGGTTCCGATGTCGCTGGTGGTGATCCTGGAAGCGACCGAGCCGATCTGGGCGCTGGCGCTCCTTCACCTGGCCGTGTTCACCGTGGGAGCCCTGTACTGTCACCAACGGCTTGCCGACGACCGCCCTGAGGTCACCCATCTGACCGAGTTCTACTTGTGGATCGCGGTGGGGGGCGTTGTCGGCGGGATATTCAACGCCTTGCTGGCGCCCAGCGTGTTTGCGACCCTTGCCGAGTACCCGATCGCGCTGGTGGCGCTTGCGGCCTTGCGACTTCCTGAGGCTTCAGCCGAGGGGAAGAGGCTCTTCGACTTCGCGTTCGCTGGCGCGCTTCTGCTGCTGAGCCTTTCCACCATGGTCCTTGTGCAGAGCCTCGGAGTCCTTCCGGGGCCGATACGGACCGGGATTACGATCGGCTTGCCGTTGATTCTGGGGTTTCTCGCCGTCGATCGGCCGATTCGCTACGCTCTCTCGCTCGGCGCGGTGTTCCTTGCGGCCCACTTGACCGAGATCAACTCGCCCGGTAACGTGATTCTCTCCCACCGCAGCTTCTTTGGAGTGCATCGGGTGATTTCGGTCGAAGGGAAGTTCCACTCATTGTTCCACGGCAACACCGCCCACGGGAAGCAGAATCTCGATCCCGCCAAGGCCGCGACCCCGCTCGCCTACTACCACCCGACCGGCCCGATCGGACAACTAATGGGAGGGACCAGGAGGTTCAGCAACGTCGGATTGGTGGGTCTGGGCGTGGGTTCTTTAGCCGCTTACGGCAGACCGGGGGACGCGTACGCTTACTTCGAAATCGACCCCATCGTCATCTCCATCGCAAACGATCCGAAGCTGTTTACGTTCTTGAGAGACACTCAGGCCGAAGTGCGGATCGTCGAAGGCGACGCTCGGCTTACGATCCGGCATGAACCCGATTCCTCGTTCGACCTGATCGTGCTCGATGCCTTCAGCTCGGATTCCATCCCGATCCATGTGATCACTCGTGAGGCGCTCGCCCTGTACTTGGCCAAGCTCCAGCCGGGGGGTCTGATCGCGATTCACATCTCCAACCGCTACGTCGACCTTCAACAGCCTCTCGCCCATTCCGCCCGGGAATTGGGTCTCAGGGCCTTGGTGCGCGCCGACCTCGACGTCGAAGACGAAGAGGCACAGGAGGGCAAGGATCGCTCGACATGGGTGGCCCTAGCGCGGGACGAGGCCGATTTCGGCGAGTTGAACAAGGACGCGCGATGGCTCCCATTGGATCCCCTGCCTTGGGGCCGAGCTTGGACCGACGACTACTCCAACATCGTCATGGCGCTTTATCTCGTCGAGGAATGGCTGGGTAGGGACTAG